One window of the Nitrospirota bacterium genome contains the following:
- a CDS encoding DUF4143 domain-containing protein, translating into MNGYAKLYLWDWSDVEDEAARFENLIASHLLKFVHFINDYEGFKAELNFLRDVDKREVDFLVVIGGKPWFAVEVKLNDTTPSPHLTYFKERMAIPYLYQVVKRDSVDRLEKGIRIISAGKFLSSLV; encoded by the coding sequence GTGAACGGTTACGCTAAGCTATACTTGTGGGATTGGTCTGATGTAGAGGATGAGGCGGCCCGCTTTGAGAATCTCATAGCATCTCATCTTCTGAAATTTGTTCATTTTATTAACGATTATGAGGGATTCAAGGCAGAGTTGAACTTCCTGCGTGATGTTGATAAGCGGGAGGTTGACTTTCTCGTTGTCATAGGCGGCAAGCCGTGGTTTGCAGTTGAAGTTAAACTCAATGATACTACCCCGTCACCCCATCTTACCTACTTCAAAGAACGTATGGCAATACCATACTTATATCAGGTAGTAAAAAGAGATTCTGTTGACAGGCTTGAAAAGGGTATCAGGATTATTTCCGCAGGAAAATTTCTTTCATCCCTCGTATAA